From a region of the Vagococcus coleopterorum genome:
- the glyA gene encoding serine hydroxymethyltransferase, with protein sequence MNKDYQAFDPEFWNAVEQENERQNGNIELIASENFVSPGVMAAQGSILTNKYAEGYPGRRYYGGCEYVDIAENLAIDRVKKIFGAEFANVQPHSGSQANTAAYMALIQPGDVVLGMDLAHGGHLTHGSPVNFSGKTYEFHGYGVDPETETIDYDVVRERAREVKPKLIVAGASAYAREIDFSKFKEIADEVGAKLMVDMAHIAGLVAAGVHQSPMPYADVVTSTTHKTLRGPRGGIILTNDADLAKKIDSAIFPGIQGGPLMHVIGAKAVAFKEALEPEFVDYQKQVVANAKAMADVFMTSEKARVISHGTDNHLVLIDVTGYGLNGKEAEALLDTVHMTVNKNSIPFEVLSPFKTSGIRIGSPAITTRGMKEAEAKRIAELIDEVLTHHDDDSRLATVANEVQEITGNFPLYN encoded by the coding sequence ATGAATAAAGATTATCAAGCGTTTGATCCGGAATTTTGGAATGCGGTAGAGCAAGAAAATGAAAGACAAAATGGTAATATTGAATTAATTGCCTCTGAAAACTTTGTATCACCTGGAGTGATGGCTGCTCAAGGGAGTATTTTAACAAATAAATATGCCGAAGGTTATCCTGGCCGTCGTTACTATGGTGGCTGTGAGTATGTTGATATTGCTGAAAACTTAGCAATTGACCGAGTAAAGAAAATTTTTGGTGCAGAGTTTGCTAATGTTCAACCACACTCTGGTTCACAAGCGAACACAGCTGCTTATATGGCTTTGATTCAACCTGGTGATGTTGTTTTAGGAATGGATCTTGCTCATGGTGGTCACTTAACTCATGGTTCGCCCGTTAACTTTAGTGGGAAAACTTACGAATTCCATGGTTATGGTGTTGACCCAGAAACTGAAACAATTGACTATGATGTTGTCCGTGAACGTGCCAGAGAAGTTAAACCTAAATTAATCGTGGCAGGCGCCAGTGCCTATGCTCGAGAAATTGATTTTTCTAAATTTAAAGAAATTGCAGATGAAGTTGGTGCTAAGTTAATGGTTGATATGGCACACATCGCTGGTTTAGTCGCAGCGGGCGTTCACCAAAGCCCAATGCCGTATGCTGACGTGGTAACGTCAACAACCCATAAAACACTTCGTGGTCCACGTGGGGGTATTATTTTAACAAATGATGCCGATCTTGCGAAAAAGATTGACAGTGCCATCTTCCCTGGTATCCAAGGAGGACCATTGATGCACGTGATTGGTGCAAAAGCAGTGGCCTTTAAAGAAGCCTTGGAACCAGAATTTGTTGATTATCAAAAACAAGTCGTAGCAAATGCTAAAGCGATGGCAGATGTCTTTATGACGTCTGAAAAAGCGCGTGTCATTAGTCATGGTACAGATAACCACTTAGTTCTAATTGATGTGACGGGTTATGGTTTGAATGGTAAAGAAGCGGAAGCTTTATTAGATACCGTTCACATGACAGTTAATAAAAATTCAATTCCCTTTGAAGTTCTAAGTCCCTTTAAAACAAGTGGGATTCGCATTGGTAGCCCAGCTATTACCACTCGTGGCATGAAAGAAGCCGAAGCAAAACGTATTGCTGAATTAATTGATGAAGTCTTAACACATCATGATGATGACAGTCGTTTAGCAACTGTTGCCAATGAAGTTCAAGAAATCACTGGGAATTTCCCACTATATAATTAA
- a CDS encoding L-threonylcarbamoyladenylate synthase, producing METKRYTKETVSQAAKRIQAGELIAFPTETVYGLGADATNAEAVSHVYQAKGRPSDNPLIVHLSTKEQLNQFVAEVPERAIKLIETFWPGPLTMIFEIIPGSLPSVVTGGLKTAAFRMPDHELALALITEAGVPLVGPSANTSGKPSPTTADHVLHDLAGKVTGVLDGGATTVGLESTVLDLSVPEPVILRPGQIVAAEIEAVIGKLGQANALPTDQQPKAPGMKYQHYSPNARVLMMPVGERDWSEAILKLQTEGVRVAILASEEIISMNQLASVGSFALSEGDNIADASRLLFAGLRQLDESSNEIDTILVQTYPEEGLGLAYMNRLKKAADNQYI from the coding sequence ATGGAAACGAAACGCTATACGAAAGAGACAGTCAGCCAAGCTGCTAAAAGAATACAAGCAGGGGAATTAATTGCCTTCCCGACTGAAACTGTTTATGGATTAGGAGCTGATGCAACCAATGCCGAAGCAGTGAGTCATGTTTATCAAGCCAAAGGTAGACCTAGTGATAATCCATTAATTGTTCATCTCTCAACTAAAGAACAATTAAATCAATTTGTTGCTGAAGTACCGGAGCGTGCGATTAAATTGATCGAAACGTTTTGGCCGGGACCACTAACGATGATATTTGAAATTATTCCTGGTAGTTTACCTTCAGTCGTAACTGGTGGCTTAAAAACGGCTGCTTTTAGAATGCCGGACCATGAATTGGCTTTAGCTCTAATCACAGAAGCAGGGGTTCCTTTAGTTGGCCCAAGTGCTAATACATCAGGGAAACCTAGTCCTACGACAGCGGATCATGTACTGCATGATCTTGCTGGGAAAGTGACTGGTGTTTTAGATGGCGGGGCAACGACGGTCGGATTAGAGTCAACTGTCCTTGATCTATCTGTTCCAGAACCAGTGATTTTACGGCCGGGTCAGATTGTGGCTGCTGAGATTGAAGCCGTTATTGGGAAACTTGGGCAAGCCAACGCTTTGCCAACTGATCAACAACCTAAAGCGCCAGGTATGAAGTACCAACATTATTCGCCAAATGCAAGAGTTTTGATGATGCCAGTAGGTGAACGGGATTGGTCAGAAGCTATCTTAAAATTGCAAACTGAAGGTGTGCGTGTGGCAATCTTAGCTTCAGAAGAAATCATTTCAATGAATCAGCTTGCGAGCGTTGGAAGTTTCGCTTTGTCAGAAGGAGATAATATTGCTGATGCTAGTCGCTTATTATTTGCTGGACTTCGTCAGTTGGATGAATCTTCTAATGAGATAGATACAATACTAGTTCAAACTTACCCAGAAGAAGGGTTAGGCTTGGCTTATATGAACCGTTTAAAAAAAGCGGCAGACAATCAATATATTTAA